The genomic stretch TTTTCGAGGAGCTCGGCATGGGACTCGGGCGAGGGGAGCTTGCGGATCGCCTCGACCAGGACTTCGCTGAAGAAGACCGCGCCGTGCATCGGATTCTTCAGGTCGTGGGCGATGATGCTGAAGAAGCGGTCCTTCCCCGCATTGATGATGCGGAGTTCCTCCTCCACCTTGCGGCGGACCTGGATCTCCTTCTGCAATTCCTTCTGGAGGCGGCGGATGTGGATGTGGGTGCCGACCCGGACGTTGACCTCCTCCAGCTGGAGGGGCTTCGTCAGGTAATCGACCGCGCCGACCGAGAAGCCCCGGAGGATGAAGGGCGTGTCGGCCAGCGCCGTCATGAAGATCACGGGAATGTCGCGGGTCGCCTCGATCCGCTTCAGGCGGAGGCAGGTCTCGAAGCCGTCGATGCCCGGCATCATGACGTCGAGCAGGATCAGGTCGGGGAGGCTGTATTGGGCCTGCTCGATCGCCGTCTCCCCGTCCTCGGCGACGAGGATGTGGTGGTGGTGTCCCTCCAGGTATTCGTGCAGCACCTTCCGGTTCGTCGGATTGTCGTCGACGATCAGGATGGAGGCCGGGGCCGGGGTGATTTCGGGAGGGGCGTCGTTCATAGGGAGGGAGGGAGGCAGCCTTCGATCAGCTGCCGCATTTGTTTGATGCTGAAAGTGTCGGCCAGCCCGCGCAGCTTCGCGACGAGCGGGGAAAAGGCGGGATCCTGCGCCGCGTGCTCCTCCGCCGCCTTCATGAGGAGCTTCACGTCCCCCTTGCGGGCGAGGTCGAGGAGCCGTTCCCCGATCTCCTTCGGCAGCGGGGGGAGGTCGGCGGAAACGGCGGCGGGCGCGAGGGAGGCGGCGGCGTTGGCGGTCGGCGTCGCCGTCGGGGAGGGGACCTCCTCGTTCTCGTAAATCCAGTCGATGGCCGGAAGGTAGGTGCGGAGGCAGGCGAGGAGGACCCGGAGGTCGACCGGCTTCGGGACGCAGTCGTTGCAGCCCGCCTGGCGGCTCTTCGCGGTGTCGAACTCGAAGATGCTCGCCGAGACGGTGATGATGACGAGGTCCTTCGACGCCGGATTGGCGCGGATCTTCCGGGTCATCTCGAAGCCGTCCATGACCGGCATGACGAGGTCGGTGAGGACGATGTCGGGCTTCTCCTCGGCGATCCGGAGGAGGGCGTCGGCCCCGTTCTCCGCCTCGACGGTCGTGAATCCGAGCGGTCCCAGCATCTCGGCCAGGACGGAGCGGTTTTCCCGGCGGTCGTCGACGATCAGGATCCGGGCGCGGGGGCCGCGGTAGCCGACGATCTCGCGGCTTTGCTCCACCGCCGGGGGCCGGTCGGCCGCGACCTCGGGCAGGGCGATCTCGAAGGAGAAGGTGCTTCCCTTGCCGAGCTGGCTCCTCACCTCGATGCGCCCGCCCATGAGGGGGACGAGGCGCTGGCTCAGGGCCAGGCCGAGGCCGGTCCCCTCGGCGTTCCGCTGGGAGTTCGAGACCTGGCTGAAGGGCTGGAAGAGGAGGTCGATCTTCTCCTCGGCGATGCCGATGCCGGTGTCCTCGATCGAGAACCGGATCTGGGAGCCCTCGCCGCGCGTGACGTGGAAGCCGACGCCGCCGTGGTCGGTGAATTTCACCGCGTTGCCGAGGAGGTTGATCAGCACCTGGCGGAGCCGCTTCTCGTCGGCCCGGATCGTCCGGGGGAGGTTCTCGGCGAGGTGCTCGTGGAAGGCGATCTTCTTCTCCGTCGCGCGGATGCGGACGATGTTGCAGATCGTCTGGAGGAAGTTGCGGAGGTCGAAGTCGGTCGGCTGGAGCTCCACCTTGTCGGCCTCGATCTTGGAGAGGTCGAGGATGTCGTTGATGAGGGTCAGCAGGTGTTCCGCCGACTGGTGGATGACGGCGAGGCCCGAGCCGATCTTCGGCGTCAGCTCCGGGTTCCGCTTCAGGATCTGGGTGTAGCCGAGGATGCCGTTGAGGGGGGTGCGGAGCTCGTGGCTCATGTTCGCGAGGAACTGGCTCTTCGCCTGGCTCGCCTTCTCGGCGTGCTCCTTCGCCTGGCGGAGCTCGGACTCGATCTGGAAGCGGGTCTCCTCGATCTGGTGCCGGAGGGTGACGTCGACGACGGTCCCCTCGTAGTAGAGGATCTTCCCGGCGGCGTCGCGGACGGCCCGGGCGTTCTCGGAAATCCAGATCTTCCGCCCGTCCCGGTGGTAGACCTCGGAGACGAAGTCGAGCACCTGGTTGTGCCTCTCCAATTGCTCGCGGAACTCGGTGCGGCGGGTCGGATCGACGTAGAGCCGTTCCTGGATGTCGGCGATGTTCTCGATCAGGGCGGCGCTCGACTCGAAGCCGTAGATGCGGGCCAGGGCGAGGTTCGCGGCGAGGTAGCGCCCCTCGGGCGAGGTCTGGAACATTCCCTCGACGGCGTTCTCGAAAACGTTGCGGAAGCGGGCCTCGCTCTCCTTGCGCCGCGCCTCCTCCTCCCGGGCCCGGGCGCTCTCCTCCTTGGCCTGGACGTATTCCCCGCGCAGCCGCTCGGTCACGGCATTGAAGGCGCGGACGACGCCGCCCAGCTCGTCCCGGGTCTCGATCTCGATGACCTCGTCGTAATCCCCCCGCGTCATCCGGCCCGTGGCGTCGCGGATGCTGGCGACGGTCCGCATCACGGCGAAGTAAAAGGCGGTGAAGAGGGAGCCGGCGAGGAAGAGGAGGATCCCCGTCACCGTGAGGACGAGGAGGCGGCGCTTCTGGAATCCCTCGATGCGGTCTTGGAGCAGGTGGTCGAGGCATTCGGCGGCCTGCTTCCAGAACTGCTGCCCGGCGAGGACGACGCGGCGTCCCTCCATGTCGACGTCGGCGGGCTTCGCCTGGATCCGCTCCGAGGTCAGGAATTGGCGGCGGCAATAGGCGTCGTAATCCTCCAACGCCTGGAGGTTGTCGATGAGGACGGGGTGGACGTTCTTTTCGAGCCGCCTCGTCTCGTCGCTGGCGAAGGCGATCTCCATCCCCGTCTCGAGGTCGGTGCGGAGGGAGCGGAGGACCCCCAGCCGGACGGTCAGCGCCTCCTGTTGCGAGGGGGTGATCTGCCCGGCCCGGGCGAATTCGGCGCACAGGGCGCGGGTGCTGGTGAGGAGCTCCTGGATGCGGGGCCATTTCAGGACCGTGGCGTCCATGAGGTAGTAGCTGGAGAGGTCGGGATCGAGGATCAGGTTCGAGCTGTCGCCGACGTGGGAGAGCAGGGCCCGCCCGTCCGAGGAGAGGTCGGCAAAGAGGACCTGGACCTGGGGCTGCGTGAGGCGGGTGGTGGTCGCCTCCTTCTGGAGGGAGTTCCAGTTCTGCTCGAGGACATGGAAGAAATGGCCCGTCTGCAGGGGCTCGTCGAAGCGTTTCTCCACCTCCTTCACCCGGTCGAAGGCGGCCCGCATCTCCTCCAGCTTCCGGATCAGCGAGGGCCGGGCCTCCGGCTGCTGCGCGAAGGCGGCGGCGGCGCTCCCGGCCTCGCCGTTCAGGACGATGAATTCCTGGAGGGGCCGCAGGTAGGCGGT from Verrucomicrobium sp. GAS474 encodes the following:
- a CDS encoding hybrid sensor histidine kinase/response regulator produces the protein MNDAPPEITPAPASILIVDDNPTNRKVLHEYLEGHHHHILVAEDGETAIEQAQYSLPDLILLDVMMPGIDGFETCLRLKRIEATRDIPVIFMTALADTPFILRGFSVGAVDYLTKPLQLEEVNVRVGTHIHIRRLQKELQKEIQVRRKVEEELRIINAGKDRFFSIIAHDLKNPMHGAVFFSEVLVEAIRKLPSPESHAELLENAKLVHEATGTVGRLLLDLLAWAEIQMRRVEINPIEIDLGHLIKMNVTLAQTVARQKEITLVNATLDQPPIHIRADERMIDTVVRNLLGNAVKFTQPGGRIEIGMRSGVGEATVFIADSGVGIPAEKIGELFEVGHSSTYGTRGESGSGLGLMLCKDMVERNEGRIWAESEVGKGSTFSFTVPLASPASA
- a CDS encoding ATP-binding protein; this translates as MNSSPSQGPVRAPWAVPFLGQLMNRLKYPQKFALISAFFLLPLGLLLYFFNVEIYQRIQFARMELLGTAYLRPLQEFIVLNGEAGSAAAAFAQQPEARPSLIRKLEEMRAAFDRVKEVEKRFDEPLQTGHFFHVLEQNWNSLQKEATTTRLTQPQVQVLFADLSSDGRALLSHVGDSSNLILDPDLSSYYLMDATVLKWPRIQELLTSTRALCAEFARAGQITPSQQEALTVRLGVLRSLRTDLETGMEIAFASDETRRLEKNVHPVLIDNLQALEDYDAYCRRQFLTSERIQAKPADVDMEGRRVVLAGQQFWKQAAECLDHLLQDRIEGFQKRRLLVLTVTGILLFLAGSLFTAFYFAVMRTVASIRDATGRMTRGDYDEVIEIETRDELGGVVRAFNAVTERLRGEYVQAKEESARAREEEARRKESEARFRNVFENAVEGMFQTSPEGRYLAANLALARIYGFESSAALIENIADIQERLYVDPTRRTEFREQLERHNQVLDFVSEVYHRDGRKIWISENARAVRDAAGKILYYEGTVVDVTLRHQIEETRFQIESELRQAKEHAEKASQAKSQFLANMSHELRTPLNGILGYTQILKRNPELTPKIGSGLAVIHQSAEHLLTLINDILDLSKIEADKVELQPTDFDLRNFLQTICNIVRIRATEKKIAFHEHLAENLPRTIRADEKRLRQVLINLLGNAVKFTDHGGVGFHVTRGEGSQIRFSIEDTGIGIAEEKIDLLFQPFSQVSNSQRNAEGTGLGLALSQRLVPLMGGRIEVRSQLGKGSTFSFEIALPEVAADRPPAVEQSREIVGYRGPRARILIVDDRRENRSVLAEMLGPLGFTTVEAENGADALLRIAEEKPDIVLTDLVMPVMDGFEMTRKIRANPASKDLVIITVSASIFEFDTAKSRQAGCNDCVPKPVDLRVLLACLRTYLPAIDWIYENEEVPSPTATPTANAAASLAPAAVSADLPPLPKEIGERLLDLARKGDVKLLMKAAEEHAAQDPAFSPLVAKLRGLADTFSIKQMRQLIEGCLPPSL